One Nonomuraea angiospora DNA segment encodes these proteins:
- a CDS encoding sialidase family protein, whose product MRFRQSILYGALAAAVAVPSYFIDDGGGGVVRVEPTGSYACRQDVAAPDPNVPKVHAAAIAQAPTGDILTVYYGGTSEGAPNQALYLSRLAVGKKTWSKPEVVFDEPGKADGNPVLWSDGKRLYLFFVTIEGHGWEQAPIRLITSDDGGHTWSEPASIRKEWGWMVGTNPIRMSNGEVLLPIYDEAESSSGFYVFSQDMSSWKAYPEEHTSWIRTARSSIQPTVVEVEPGKLVAYMRTGDGAIYKSVSTDFARTWSAPVAEPIGNPNSRIAALKLDNGKLVLAYNPWVEHRSPMRVSLSPDKGRTWENSVDVEAQSGPQFTYPVMTQSADGFIHLVYSYNRNNIRHVVFNESYLRDAVGLLSNWPEHTITEFKNGVRRNVVRQCSYTPSKGETE is encoded by the coding sequence ATGAGATTCAGGCAGAGCATCTTGTACGGCGCGCTGGCGGCGGCCGTGGCCGTCCCGTCGTACTTCATCGACGACGGCGGCGGCGGCGTGGTGCGGGTGGAGCCGACCGGCTCGTACGCCTGCCGCCAGGACGTGGCCGCCCCGGACCCGAACGTGCCCAAGGTGCACGCGGCCGCGATCGCGCAGGCGCCGACCGGCGACATCCTGACCGTCTACTACGGCGGCACCTCGGAGGGCGCGCCCAACCAGGCGCTCTACCTGTCGCGCCTGGCGGTGGGCAAGAAGACGTGGTCCAAGCCCGAGGTGGTGTTCGACGAGCCGGGCAAGGCCGACGGCAACCCGGTGCTGTGGTCGGACGGCAAGCGCCTCTACCTGTTCTTCGTGACGATCGAGGGGCACGGCTGGGAACAGGCGCCCATCCGGTTGATCACCTCGGACGACGGCGGCCACACCTGGAGCGAGCCGGCCTCCATCCGCAAGGAGTGGGGGTGGATGGTCGGCACCAACCCGATCCGCATGTCCAACGGCGAGGTGCTGCTGCCGATCTACGACGAGGCGGAGTCCAGCTCCGGCTTCTACGTCTTCAGCCAGGACATGAGCTCGTGGAAGGCGTACCCGGAGGAGCACACGAGCTGGATCAGGACGGCGAGGAGCTCGATCCAGCCGACGGTCGTCGAGGTCGAGCCGGGCAAGCTGGTCGCCTACATGCGCACCGGCGACGGCGCGATCTACAAGAGCGTGTCCACGGACTTCGCCCGCACCTGGAGCGCGCCCGTGGCCGAGCCCATCGGCAACCCGAACTCGCGCATCGCCGCGCTCAAGCTGGACAACGGCAAGCTGGTGCTGGCCTACAACCCCTGGGTCGAGCACCGCTCCCCCATGCGGGTGTCGCTGTCTCCCGACAAGGGCCGCACCTGGGAGAACTCCGTCGACGTGGAGGCGCAGTCGGGGCCGCAGTTCACCTACCCGGTGATGACGCAGAGCGCCGACGGCTTCATCCATCTGGTCTATTCCTACAACCGCAACAACATCCGGCACGTCGTCTTCAACGAGTCCTACCTCCGTGACGCCGTGGGCCTGCTGTCGAACTGGCCCGAGCACACGATCACCGAATTCAAGAACGGCGTCCGGCGGAACGTCGTGCGCCAGTGCAGCTACACGCCTTCCAAGGGGGAGACCGAATGA
- a CDS encoding DUF5605 domain-containing protein, whose product MATTALGWHLHGDKRRARTLAALESSPFDRVRMAAFATRCSLDSLEERVAELAAIGVTAELVLLHPSDGIGDVDAAARLVAEVVPRLAGHANVWWSLADDPTLFPEISEHDWVRLADLVAEEDPLHHPLSITVEAGSPLLWRRAFTHGSVAARSPRDAWVQTRDHHKPVLMDRCGYEGDSDDPWRSLTPEEVVAQAWDGSVRRRYVTHGESYLDDEGLTWSEAGGTLVGAAVARLGLLREVIAETPAQARYRDRDAPMLEVPGEFYLEYCGEHRFPEREYEVPAGRYEVEVIDTWAMTVGSLGIQEGGTLRVPLPGTGAQAVRLRRRP is encoded by the coding sequence ATGGCGACCACCGCGCTCGGCTGGCACCTGCACGGTGACAAGCGTCGGGCGCGGACGCTGGCCGCGCTGGAGTCGTCGCCGTTCGACCGGGTGCGGATGGCGGCGTTCGCGACGCGGTGCTCGCTGGACTCGCTGGAGGAGCGGGTGGCGGAGCTGGCCGCGATCGGCGTGACGGCCGAGCTGGTCCTGCTGCACCCCTCCGACGGCATCGGGGACGTGGACGCGGCGGCCCGCCTGGTGGCGGAGGTGGTGCCGAGGCTGGCCGGGCACGCGAACGTGTGGTGGTCGCTGGCGGACGACCCCACCCTTTTCCCCGAAATTTCCGAACATGACTGGGTACGTCTCGCGGACCTGGTCGCCGAGGAGGACCCCCTGCACCACCCGCTGTCGATCACCGTCGAGGCGGGGTCGCCGCTGCTGTGGCGGCGCGCGTTCACGCACGGGAGCGTGGCCGCGCGCAGCCCGCGCGACGCCTGGGTGCAGACGCGCGACCACCACAAGCCGGTGCTCATGGACAGGTGCGGGTACGAGGGGGACTCGGACGATCCATGGCGCAGCCTGACCCCCGAGGAGGTCGTCGCCCAGGCGTGGGACGGGTCGGTGCGGCGCCGGTACGTCACGCACGGGGAGTCGTACCTCGACGACGAGGGCCTGACCTGGTCGGAGGCCGGCGGCACGCTGGTGGGCGCGGCGGTGGCGCGGCTGGGGCTGTTGCGGGAGGTGATCGCCGAGACGCCCGCGCAGGCGCGTTACCGGGATCGGGACGCGCCGATGCTGGAGGTGCCCGGGGAGTTCTACCTGGAGTACTGCGGGGAGCACCGGTTCCCGGAGCGGGAGTACGAGGTGCCGGCCGGACGGTACGAGGTCGAGGTGATCGACACGTGGGCGATGACGGTCGGCTCGCTGGGGATCCAGGAGGGCGGGACGCTGAGGGTCCCGCTGCCGGGCACCGGGGCGCAGGCCGTCCGCCTCAGGCGGCGCCCATGA
- a CDS encoding DUF5060 domain-containing protein yields MTSPATVERWDVHEIELAGPAGGNPFAEVRLSARYRYRNRVVEAEGFYDGDGVYRVRFMPDAVGPWRFTTVSNMSELDGHEGGFEVTPASDGNHGPVRAVGTGFAYADGTPYLPFGTTCYHWTHDLDEERERETLRTLAASPFNKLRMCVLPTGQMAPPEVPFAGRDPDGLDKTRFNPAFFRHLEARIRDLRDLGVEADVILFHPYDGGLRGVEDMGRETDHAYLRHVIARLAAYRNVWWSAANEYDFNRAKTVRDWDDILRTIQRLDPYEHLRSIHNGTRMYEVASLYDNTKPWITHQSIQHWDATLTDEWLRACPKPVVIDEISYEGNIGKRWGNVTGAELVDRFWEGMTRGGYVGHGESLAGFQERAWIGNGGGLYGESPARIAFLREVMEARRDGVHLRYLGRRQPSEVTVELPGGEYEVELIDAWNMTITPVDGVHRDQVRVGLPRRPYLALRMTLRMTRV; encoded by the coding sequence GTGACCTCTCCCGCGACCGTGGAGCGCTGGGACGTCCACGAGATCGAGCTGGCCGGACCGGCAGGCGGCAACCCCTTCGCGGAGGTTCGCCTGTCGGCCCGGTACCGCTACCGCAACCGCGTCGTCGAGGCCGAGGGCTTCTACGACGGCGACGGTGTCTACCGCGTCCGGTTCATGCCGGACGCGGTGGGTCCGTGGCGGTTCACGACCGTCAGCAACATGAGCGAGCTGGACGGGCACGAGGGCGGCTTCGAGGTGACGCCCGCCTCCGACGGCAACCACGGGCCCGTGCGGGCCGTGGGGACGGGCTTCGCGTACGCCGACGGGACGCCGTACCTGCCGTTCGGGACGACCTGCTACCACTGGACGCACGACCTGGACGAGGAGCGCGAGCGCGAGACGCTGCGGACGCTGGCGGCCTCGCCGTTCAACAAGCTGCGCATGTGCGTGCTGCCGACGGGACAGATGGCGCCCCCGGAGGTGCCGTTCGCCGGGCGGGACCCCGACGGGCTGGACAAGACCCGGTTCAATCCGGCCTTCTTCCGCCACCTGGAGGCCAGGATCCGCGACCTGCGCGACCTCGGGGTCGAGGCCGACGTGATCCTCTTCCATCCGTACGACGGCGGCCTGCGCGGCGTCGAGGACATGGGCCGGGAGACCGACCACGCCTACCTGCGCCACGTCATCGCCCGCCTGGCCGCCTACCGCAACGTGTGGTGGTCGGCCGCCAACGAGTACGACTTCAACCGGGCCAAGACCGTGCGCGACTGGGACGACATCCTGCGCACGATCCAGCGGCTGGACCCGTACGAGCACCTGCGTTCCATCCACAACGGGACCCGGATGTACGAGGTGGCGTCCCTGTACGACAACACCAAGCCGTGGATCACCCACCAGAGCATCCAGCACTGGGACGCCACGCTGACGGACGAGTGGCTGCGCGCCTGCCCCAAGCCCGTGGTGATCGACGAGATCTCCTACGAGGGGAACATCGGCAAGCGCTGGGGCAACGTCACCGGCGCCGAGCTGGTGGACCGGTTCTGGGAGGGCATGACCCGCGGCGGCTACGTGGGGCACGGCGAGAGCCTGGCCGGCTTCCAGGAACGGGCGTGGATCGGCAACGGCGGCGGACTGTACGGCGAGAGCCCGGCCAGGATCGCGTTCCTGCGCGAGGTCATGGAGGCCCGCCGCGACGGCGTGCACCTGCGCTACCTCGGGCGGCGCCAGCCCTCGGAGGTCACGGTCGAGCTGCCCGGCGGGGAGTACGAGGTGGAGCTGATCGACGCCTGGAACATGACGATCACCCCGGTGGACGGGGTGCACCGGGACCAGGTGCGCGTCGGGCTGCCACGCCGGCCGTACCTGGCCCTGCGGATGACACTGCGAATGACGAGGGTGTGA
- a CDS encoding ABC transporter substrate-binding protein, which yields MKHKTRGLALLALALTVVAAPANASAAACKDVPNKYNQPFSVCDDELFIFAANYKPFESSVDGNRQGTRVFDEIIGNKLRAAFPGVKIKYATWDLPVRYENLKSAGVTPDIIIEDPKSRIDRDLEPMGWVGDLTADLQKAGIDLGKLNKASVELVKSRSDGGVYGVPLFIDEHVLLYNKKIFDKFGVKYPKLGMTYDDAYKLAKKLTRDDGLDHYKGYMQHPDQYLEFNQLGLYPFQPTSSEEPKPEEVKVSISGDGWKQYVENLYRFLEIPRNDFTTVTDFFKGDMSRPGHLAMAVETLSRLNMYAGNELFIEDGDEEAFKEQAKSVDIGVTSIPVLTRDSKAIYQPNTRAAFIPPTSAKKEQALQVVKWLVSEEAQTELSKQGIKAVLQTDNVVSNFGKSVPELAGIDTSAVYWGENAAVSNYQNTEFWDLPLYSVFRQHVLRDGMTAEQSLTVSEQQDIPAYIKAQAAAGKDW from the coding sequence ATGAAGCACAAGACCCGCGGGCTAGCGCTGCTCGCGCTCGCTCTGACCGTCGTCGCCGCTCCCGCCAACGCTTCCGCCGCGGCCTGCAAGGACGTGCCGAACAAGTACAACCAGCCGTTCAGCGTCTGCGACGACGAGCTGTTCATCTTCGCCGCCAACTACAAGCCGTTCGAGTCGAGCGTCGACGGGAACAGGCAGGGCACCAGGGTCTTCGACGAGATCATCGGCAACAAGCTGCGGGCGGCGTTCCCCGGAGTCAAGATCAAGTACGCGACGTGGGACCTCCCCGTGCGTTACGAGAACCTCAAGAGCGCCGGGGTCACCCCCGACATCATCATCGAGGACCCCAAGTCCCGCATCGACCGCGACCTGGAGCCGATGGGCTGGGTCGGCGACCTCACCGCCGACCTGCAGAAGGCCGGCATCGACCTGGGCAAGCTCAACAAGGCCAGCGTGGAGCTGGTCAAGTCGCGCTCCGACGGCGGGGTCTACGGCGTGCCGCTGTTCATCGACGAGCACGTGCTGCTCTACAACAAGAAGATCTTCGACAAGTTCGGGGTGAAGTACCCCAAGCTCGGCATGACGTACGACGACGCCTACAAGCTGGCCAAGAAGCTGACCAGGGACGACGGCCTGGACCACTACAAGGGCTACATGCAGCACCCCGACCAGTACCTGGAGTTCAACCAGCTCGGCCTCTACCCGTTCCAGCCCACCTCGAGCGAGGAGCCGAAGCCCGAAGAGGTCAAGGTCAGCATCAGCGGTGACGGCTGGAAGCAGTACGTGGAGAACCTGTACCGCTTCCTGGAGATCCCGCGCAACGACTTCACCACCGTCACCGACTTCTTCAAGGGCGACATGAGCCGGCCGGGGCACCTGGCCATGGCGGTCGAGACGCTGTCGCGGCTGAACATGTACGCCGGCAACGAGCTGTTCATCGAGGACGGGGACGAGGAGGCGTTCAAGGAGCAGGCCAAGAGCGTCGACATCGGGGTCACCTCCATCCCGGTGCTCACGCGCGACTCCAAGGCGATCTACCAGCCGAACACCCGGGCCGCGTTCATCCCGCCGACCTCGGCGAAGAAGGAGCAGGCGCTGCAGGTCGTCAAGTGGCTGGTCTCGGAGGAGGCCCAGACCGAGCTGTCCAAGCAGGGCATCAAGGCCGTCCTGCAGACCGACAATGTCGTGTCGAACTTCGGCAAGAGCGTCCCCGAACTGGCCGGCATCGACACCTCGGCCGTCTACTGGGGCGAGAACGCCGCAGTGTCGAACTACCAGAACACCGAGTTCTGGGACCTGCCGCTGTACTCGGTCTTCCGCCAGCACGTGCTGCGTGACGGCATGACGGCCGAGCAGTCGCTGACCGTCTCCGAGCAGCAGGACATCCCCGCCTACATCAAGGCGCAGGCCGCCGCCGGGAAGGACTGGTGA
- a CDS encoding ABC transporter ATP-binding protein, with protein MGADDVLLEIEDLRTHFLLDDGVVCAVDGVDLRVRKGETLAIVGESGCGKSVMARSILRLVDPPGHIEGGRITLHREGGPVELVGAHRRLLRQIRWRDIAMVFQEPMASLSLVHTIGSQIVEAVRLHENVGKAAARRRAIEMLDRVGIPMPQRRVDAYPFELSGGMRQRAMIAMALSCRPSLLIADEPTTALDVTTQAQILELLRDLQADFGMAIMLITHDLGVAAQVADSMAVMYLGRVVEYGAAEQVLAAPRHPYTRALLRSMPRLGRASRTRLTAIKGMVPPPYARPDGCPFHPRCDSVVAGKCDVVLPRRIPMADREVSCLLYEEEA; from the coding sequence GTGGGCGCAGACGACGTGCTGCTTGAGATCGAGGACCTGCGTACCCACTTCCTGCTCGACGACGGCGTGGTGTGCGCGGTGGACGGCGTGGACCTGCGGGTGCGCAAGGGCGAGACGCTGGCCATCGTCGGCGAGTCCGGCTGCGGGAAGAGCGTCATGGCCCGCTCGATCCTGCGCCTGGTGGACCCGCCGGGCCACATCGAGGGCGGCCGGATCACGCTCCACCGCGAGGGCGGCCCCGTCGAGCTGGTCGGCGCGCACCGCAGGCTGCTGCGGCAGATCAGGTGGCGGGACATCGCGATGGTGTTCCAGGAGCCGATGGCCTCGCTGAGCCTGGTGCACACGATCGGCAGCCAGATCGTCGAGGCGGTCCGGCTGCACGAGAACGTCGGCAAGGCCGCCGCCCGGCGGCGCGCGATCGAGATGCTCGACCGGGTCGGCATCCCCATGCCGCAGCGCCGGGTGGACGCGTACCCGTTCGAGCTGAGCGGCGGGATGCGGCAGCGCGCGATGATCGCGATGGCGCTGTCGTGCCGGCCGAGCCTGCTCATCGCCGACGAGCCGACGACGGCGCTGGACGTGACCACCCAGGCGCAGATCCTGGAGCTGCTGCGGGACCTGCAGGCGGACTTCGGCATGGCGATCATGCTGATCACGCACGACCTGGGGGTGGCCGCGCAGGTGGCCGACAGCATGGCGGTCATGTACCTGGGCCGGGTCGTGGAGTACGGGGCGGCCGAGCAGGTGCTGGCCGCGCCCCGGCATCCGTACACGCGGGCGCTGCTGCGCTCGATGCCCCGGCTCGGGCGGGCCTCGCGGACGCGGCTGACGGCGATCAAGGGCATGGTGCCCCCGCCGTACGCGCGCCCGGACGGCTGCCCGTTCCACCCGCGCTGCGACTCCGTCGTGGCCGGGAAGTGCGACGTCGTGCTGCCGCGCCGCATCCCCATGGCCGACCGCGAGGTCTCCTGCCTGCTCTACGAGGAGGAAGCGTGA
- a CDS encoding sialidase family protein, with amino-acid sequence MSERSERPIKHGDPRFDGIIRPSVPGVREALLPAPHGPDNHAANLLRTQGGDLLCAWFSGPEEGHPGTDVVLSRLAGDRWEPPQVIAADPERSEQNPVLFEADGLLWLLHTSSEPYDQKSAHVVARTSADAGRTWSEPWVLLAEPGIFVRHPPLILDDGTWVLPAYHCGASGDRSVVEISADGGRTWAEHPVPGSRDLVQMTIARRPDGRLLALFRDRRAGRVHASASADGRTWSAPERTDLPNNDSSVQLTRVDGRLALVYNDASLERDQFRWVTKNGERRRKALRTPLVLAVSEDGGARWPHRRVLQDADAEYWQNELGYSYPSVIDGGGGRLHVAYSYLRKTIKYLEIDQP; translated from the coding sequence ATGAGCGAGCGAAGCGAGCGACCAATCAAACACGGCGATCCACGTTTCGACGGCATCATCAGGCCATCGGTTCCGGGCGTGCGCGAGGCGCTGCTGCCCGCGCCGCACGGCCCGGACAACCACGCGGCCAACCTGCTGCGCACCCAGGGCGGCGACCTGCTGTGCGCCTGGTTCAGCGGCCCCGAGGAGGGCCATCCCGGCACGGACGTCGTGCTGTCGCGGCTGGCCGGCGACCGCTGGGAGCCGCCCCAGGTGATCGCCGCCGACCCGGAGCGCAGCGAGCAGAACCCGGTGCTGTTCGAGGCGGACGGGCTGCTCTGGCTGCTGCACACCTCCAGCGAGCCGTACGACCAGAAGAGCGCGCACGTCGTGGCCAGGACCTCGGCGGACGCCGGACGTACGTGGAGCGAGCCCTGGGTGCTGCTCGCCGAGCCCGGGATCTTCGTGCGGCACCCGCCGCTGATCCTGGACGACGGCACCTGGGTGCTGCCCGCCTACCACTGCGGGGCCTCCGGCGACCGCAGCGTCGTCGAGATCAGCGCGGACGGCGGGCGCACGTGGGCCGAGCACCCCGTCCCCGGCAGCCGCGACCTGGTGCAGATGACGATCGCGCGGCGGCCGGACGGCCGGCTGCTCGCGCTGTTCAGAGACCGGAGGGCGGGCCGCGTCCACGCCTCGGCCTCCGCCGACGGCCGCACGTGGTCGGCTCCCGAACGGACCGACCTGCCCAACAACGACTCCTCCGTCCAGCTCACGAGGGTGGATGGCCGGCTCGCGCTCGTCTACAACGACGCGAGCCTGGAGCGCGACCAGTTCAGATGGGTGACCAAGAACGGCGAGCGGCGCAGGAAGGCACTGCGCACCCCTCTGGTGCTCGCGGTGTCGGAGGACGGCGGCGCCCGGTGGCCGCACCGGCGGGTGCTGCAGGACGCCGACGCCGAGTACTGGCAGAACGAGCTCGGCTACTCCTACCCGAGCGTCATCGACGGCGGCGGCGGACGCCTTCACGTCGCCTACTCCTACCTGCGGAAGACCATCAAATATCTGGAGATCGACCAGCCATGA
- a CDS encoding ABC transporter ATP-binding protein translates to MSTEPLLSIEGLTKHFPIRSGLLGRQVGAVKAVDEVDLAIEPGSTLGLVGESGCGKTTLGRCIVRAHDPTGGRMLYRRPDGSVIDVAGLKEKELKPYRAQVRMIFQDPHSSLNPRKTLRQIIGEPMRAHGYGSKDEIDERVGELLDRVGLRPEYANRYPHAFSGGERQRVGIARALALSPRLVVADEAVSALDVSVRAQILNLLTDLREESGLAYLFVSHDLGIVEHVSDVVAVMYLGKVVEQGPTEELYARPLHPYTEALLSAVPDPDPAAKRHRERIKLLGDIADPAHVPPGCPFHPRCVYARDTCRTEPPPLREVGGRRVACHLAEELELRGVPDPDVREVKA, encoded by the coding sequence GTGAGCACGGAACCCCTGCTCAGCATCGAGGGGCTGACCAAGCACTTCCCGATCCGCAGCGGGCTGCTGGGCCGCCAGGTGGGCGCGGTGAAGGCGGTGGACGAGGTCGACCTGGCCATCGAGCCGGGCAGCACGCTCGGCCTGGTCGGCGAGTCCGGCTGCGGCAAGACCACGCTCGGCCGGTGCATCGTGCGGGCGCACGACCCGACCGGCGGGCGCATGCTCTACCGGCGGCCGGACGGCTCGGTCATCGACGTGGCGGGGCTGAAGGAGAAGGAACTCAAGCCGTACCGGGCGCAGGTTCGGATGATCTTCCAGGACCCGCACTCCTCGCTCAACCCGCGCAAGACCCTGCGCCAGATCATCGGCGAGCCGATGCGGGCCCACGGGTACGGCTCCAAGGACGAGATCGACGAGCGCGTCGGCGAGCTGCTCGACCGGGTGGGCCTGCGCCCCGAGTACGCCAACCGCTACCCGCACGCCTTCAGCGGCGGCGAGCGGCAGCGGGTCGGGATCGCGCGGGCGCTGGCCCTGTCGCCCCGGCTGGTGGTGGCCGACGAGGCCGTGAGCGCGCTGGACGTGTCGGTCCGCGCCCAGATCCTGAACCTGCTGACGGACCTGCGGGAGGAATCGGGCCTGGCCTACCTGTTCGTCAGCCACGACCTGGGCATCGTCGAGCACGTCTCGGACGTGGTCGCGGTCATGTATCTCGGCAAGGTCGTCGAGCAGGGCCCCACCGAGGAGCTGTACGCGCGGCCGCTGCACCCGTACACCGAGGCGCTGCTGTCGGCGGTGCCCGACCCGGACCCGGCGGCCAAGCGGCACCGGGAGCGGATCAAGCTGCTGGGCGACATCGCCGACCCGGCGCACGTGCCGCCGGGCTGCCCGTTCCACCCGCGCTGCGTGTACGCCAGGGACACCTGCCGTACGGAGCCGCCGCCGCTGCGCGAGGTCGGGGGCCGCCGGGTGGCCTGCCACCTGGCCGAGGAGCTGGAGCTGCGCGGCGTGCCGGACCCGGACGTACGGGAGGTGAAGGCATGA